Proteins from one Erythrolamprus reginae isolate rEryReg1 chromosome 6, rEryReg1.hap1, whole genome shotgun sequence genomic window:
- the H1-0 gene encoding histone H1.0, with product MTENSTTAPAAKPKRSKAVKKSTDHPKYSDMIVAAIQAEKSRAGSSRQSIQKYIKSHYKVGENADSQIKLSIKRLVTTGVLKQTKGVGASGSFRLAKSDEPKKAPVKKAKKEVKKATTPKKAAKPKKAAAKSPAKKPKPAAKKAKKKPAPAPKKAKKPKTVKAKPVKASKPKKAKASKPKAKSSAKKSTKKK from the coding sequence ATGACTGAAAACTCCACCACGGCGCCGGCGGCCAAACCCAAGCGTTCCAAGGCGGTCAAGAAGTCCACTGACCACCCCAAGTACTCTGACATGATTGTGGCCGCCATCCAAGCTGAAAAGAGCCGGGCTGGTTCTTCACGTCAGTCGATCCAGAAATACATCAAAAGCCACTACAAGGTAGGCGAGAACGCCGATTcccaaatcaaactgtccatcaAGCGGTTGGTCACGACAGGTGTCCTGAAGCAGACCAAAGGTGTCGGGGCTTCAGGTTCCTTCCGCCTGGCCAAGAGTGATGAACCCAAGAAGGCTCCAGTCAAGAAGGCCAAGAAGGAAGTCAAGAAGGCTACGACGCCCAAGAAAGCAGCTAAGCCCAAGAAAGCAGCTGCCAAGTCGCCGGCTAAAAAGCCCAAGCCTGCAGCCAAGAAAGCCAAAAAGAAGCCAGCACCTGCTCCAAAGAAAGCCAAGAAGCCAAAGACTGTCAAGGCTAAGCCGGTGAAGGCTTCCAAGCCTAAAAAAGCGAAAGCCTCCAAACCCAAAGCAAAGTCCAGCGCAAAGAAGTCGACCAAGAAAAAGTGA